From the genome of Streptomyces sp. NBC_01304:
CGGCCAGTTCGGCGCGGAGCAGCAACTCCTCGAAGAAGATGTTGAGTTCGGTGGAGGCCAGTGCCGCGCCGATGCAGAAGTGGGCGCCGTAGGCGTAGGTGAGGTGGCGGGTGGGGTTGCGCTCGATGTCGAAGCGGTCCGGGTCGGCGAAGACCTTCTCGTCCCGGTTCGCGGAGGCCAGCCACAGCGTCACCATCTCGTCCGCGCCGATGAGCTGACCGCCGACCTCCACCTCGCGGGTGGTGGTGCGCAGCACGTGCATGGCGGGGGTGGTGTAGCGCAGGATCTCCCGTACGGCACTGGGCAGCAGCTCCAGGTCGTCGCGGAGTCGGTGCCACTGGTCCGGGTTCTCGATGAACGCGAGCAGGCCCTGGATGGTGGAGTGCCGGGTGGTCTCGTTGCCGCCGGATACCAGGTTGTTGCAGTTGAGGATGATCTCCTCGACGGTCAGCGGGCGGCCGTCGATGGTGCCGTGGACCAGGGCGCTGATGATGTCGTCCTGCGGCTGCTTGCGGCGCTCGCGCATCAGCTCGTCGTAGTACAGGAAGATGTCGGTGTGCGCCGCGGCGATCTCGTTCTTGTCGGCGTCCGGGGTGTCACTGAACGCGATTTTCGTGCGTTCCAGCATGAAGTCCCAGTCCTCGCGCGGGACTCCGAGCATGTCGCAGATGACCGAGACGGGCAGCCGGGCGGCCACCTCCGCGAAGTTCACGTCGCCCGCGGCGAGCGCCGTCTCGATGACGTCGACCGCGGTCAGGCGCATGTTGTCCTCGAGGCGGCGGACCATCTTCGGGGTGAAGGCGCTGCTGACGATCCGTCGGATCTTGCCGTGCTGCGGCGGGTCGGTGACCACCATCATCTTGCCGGTCGCCGCGTTGGTGGCGACCGGGTCGGCGTCCAGGCGCATCCCGCGCGCGGAGCTGAACGTCGCCGCGTCGGCGAGGCAGGCATTGACGTGTTCGTAGGCGAGCACGGCCCAGAAGGGCCGCTCCCCCGGCCGCTCGACGCGGCAGACCGGCGCCTGTTCGCGCAGCCGGGCCCAGATCCCGTACTGCTCGCCTGCTCGGTAGAGCGCCGGGTCGGACAGGTCGGGGATCACCACACGCTGTGCGGTTCGCGAGCCGGACATCACTGTTTCCTCCGTCAGGATCCGGTCGGGACGACCGCGGTGCCGAGTTCGGCGAAGAGTTCGGCCACGAGTGTGGAGACCACCGTGCCGAGTTGGTCGGCGAGATAGAAGTGGCCGCCGGGAAAGATCCGGACGGTGGTCCGCGCCTCGGTGAGGTCACCCCAGCGCGCCAGTTGGTCCGCCGGGACGCCGGGGTCGGTGTCGCCGCCGAGGACCGTGATCGCCGTACGCAGCGGGGCCTGGGGTTCGTACACGTACGTCTCGCAGGCGATGAAGTCGTCCCGGAGCACGGGCAGCACCAGGTCGCGCAGCGACGGGTTGTCGAGGATCTGCGCGGGGGTGCCCTCCAGCTTGCGGATGTGCTGGAGGAAGCCCTCGTCCGACAGGCCGTGCACATCGTCCTTGCGGCTCTGCAACTGGGGCGCCACACAGCCCGAGGCGCCGAGGAGCAGGGGCGGCCGGCCAAGGGCGGTCAGCCGCCGCGTCAGGTCGTATCCGAGCAGTGCGCCCATGCTGTGTCCGAAGAACGCGAACGGCACCGAACCCGCCCGCTCGCCGACCGGCTCGACGAGCCGGTCGGCGAGGGCGGCCAGGGATCGCTCGGCCGGCTCGGTGAAGCGCGCCTCCCGGCCGGGAAGCTGGACCGGGATCACCTCGATGCGCGGACCCACGAGTTCCTGCCAGCCGCGAAAGGCGGAGGCTCCCGCCCCGGCGTGATGCAGACAGAAAAGGCGCACTTCCGGTTTGGCCAACGGGGCGGTCGGCGCAAACCAGGAACCGGCGGCGGTGGCAGACATGAATTCCCCAGCCGTTATCAGGAGTTGTTGGCGATTGTCAGCGGTGGTCAGCGGTGGGCGATGAAGAGACGGCCGGTCGGGAATCCGAGTTCCACCGTCTTGACGCTGGAGAATCCGGCGCCGAGAAGCTTCGCTTCCCACTCCTGCTCGGTGAGCAGCTTCCGCTTCATGAACTGGCGGTGGTAGTACGTCACGGCCGCACTGAAGGCGCGCTCGCGCTCGTTGCGCAAATACGGGACCGCGTCGGTGATGGCCATGATGCCGCCCGGGCGCAGCGCGTCGCGGCAGTTGGCGAGGACCTTGTCGGCGATGTGCTCCTCGTCCGGCATCATGTCGTGGAAGACGAAGCCGGCGCTGATGACGTCGGCGCCCTCGAGCGGCGTCGCGTCGTCGGCCACCGACTGGATGGAGCGCTCCACGACGGTCAGGCGGTCACCGACGCCCTCCTGCTCGGCGGCCACGCGCGCGGCCGCGCAGGACGGGCCGTCCAGGTCCAGGCCGACGCCGGTGGTGTCGGGGAAGGCCTGCAGGATCTCGATGAGCAGACGGCAGGTGCCCGCCCCCAGGTCCGCCACCCGCTTCGGCCGCGCCTCGATGATGGTCTCGACGGCGGCCGGGTAGTAGGCCAGGGAACCCATCCACTGCGAGCTCACCGCGACCTGGCGGCCGTCGCGGGTGTAGGCGCCGGTGGGCAGCGACTGGTCGGTGAGGTAGGCCCGCGCGTTCTCGATGAAGGGCCGGTTGGCGTTCATCGTCCAGGAGATGTAGCCGGCCTGGTGCTGCAGCTCCTCGAAGTCGTCCGCGGTGACGAACGAGTCGCCCGCGACGGTGGCGTGCTGGATGATCCCGGCCGACTCCAGCGCCTCGAGGTAGCCGGTGATCCCCTGCTCGGGCAGCTCGGTGGCGGTCGCGAGCTCGGCGACGGTGAACTCCTTGCCGGGCAGGATCACGTCGAACACGCCCAGGCGGTCACCCATTTCGAGGAGGGCGGCTGCGGCGGCCAGCCTCGGTGCGGGGCCGCTGGCCGCGACCTCATCGGCAAGGCGGCGGGGAGATTTCCCAGGTGTCATGACTTCCATCCCGAATCGTTGGTCCGTCATTGTCGGATGAGAGATTTCTCGGATACATAAGTCGGAACGCTCTCAGCGGTGTTGCAACGCGCGGAGAAACGGAATGTTCCAACTGCCCACTGCGGCGGGAGCATTTTCCGCCCGGCCCCCGAAGAAAGGCTTACATCCGGCCAATTCAGCGTCAACGTTCCAGGATCCAACTGCCGCCCAACTGCCTGCGTCAGTCGCCGCTCTGGACTGGCTCTGTCGGAGAATTCACCCGGTCACTGCCCCGTACTTCCACCGGCAGGTCCCGGCACTTCCTGACCGGCGAGGCCAGCAGAATCAGGCCTGCCAGCGGTACGCCGGCGGTGAGGATCCAGGTGGCCTCGCGGACCCCGAGCGCCTCGCCCAGAACTCCGCCGAGCACCGCACCGAGCGGCAGTGCCCCGTAGTTGAGGAAGTACGAACTCGCGGTCAGCCGGCCGAGCATGTCGGGCGGGCAGTACAGCTGCTGGAATCCCGCTCGGATCACATTCACCGCGACCACGCCCGCCGCGGTGCAGAACCCGCCGACGGCGTACAGGAGCAGGCCCGGGCCCGCGAAGGTCAGCGGAATGAGCAGCGACAGCGCGGTGAGGCCGAGCGCGAAGAACAGCATGGCGCGGGCGGTGCCCATCCGCCGGGCGAGATGCCGGGCGACGATCGCCCCGGCGACGCCTCCGGAATTGGCCACGGCGATCAGGCCGCCCACCGCACCCGGTGCCAGGTCCACGTCCTCGGTCAGGAAAAGCACCAGGATCGACTGATAGCCCATCAAGGCCACGTTGGAGGCGGCGCCGTACAGGGCGAACGCGCGGAACCAGGGATCGTGGGCGACGAGCCGCATGCCCTCGGTGATCTCCTTGACCAGCGCACCGGAGGGGCGGGGCTCCGCGCTCTTGGTGAGCGTCGGTTCGCGGTGCCGGATGGCCGACAGACAGACCAAGCTGATCGCGAAGGTCGCCGCGTTGGCGAGCAGACCGTTGATGGCGCCCACCGTCTGCACCAGCAGACCGCCGCCGCCCTGCCCGGCGATCTGCGCGGCCGACGCACTGCCGTGCAGTTTGGCGTTGCCCTCCTGCAGGTCCTCGGCGCCGAGCAGGGAGGGCAGATAGACGGTGTACGCGGTCTGGAAGAAGACCGCGGACACGCCCGCGAGCAACGCGAGCACCAGGAGCCAGGTGTAGTCCAGCAGGTCGAGGGCGTGGGCGACGGGCACCGTGAGGAAGAGAAGCAGCGAGCAGGCCGCGGAGGCCAGCATGATCGGCCGGCGTGGCAGCCGGTCGACCCAGGCGCCCACCGGCAGCCCGATGATCAGCCAGGGCAGCCAGGACGCGGCGCTGAGCAGGCTGACCGCGAACGGGCCCACGTCCATGACGGAGAGCGCGGCCAGCGGCATCGCCACGCCGGTGACGGCCGCCCCGAACTTGCCGGAGACCTCGCCTCCCCACAACAGCCGGAAGTCGCGATGCCTGCGCAGCAGTCCCCCAGGTCCCTGCCGGGTCACGATGCCTCACACCCCTTCCACGAAGCTGCCGGTGCACGCGCGCGGGTCTGCCGTGCCCGGGACGAAGTGAAGATCTGCCATGTACAGAAGGATCGTTCAACTCCCTTTGCCGCACCGGCAGTTTGAGGCGGCAGCTGTGGAAGACGGGTGTACCACGAACCGGTCCGGCTTGTTAGGGTTCCGGTCGGCCACTCCATTTCACCGGCCCGCCGCATGCCCACTGCCGCGGTCTTCACGGAGTGGCCCTCCACCGCGGCACGCCCTGCCCTGACTCATCACACTTCCCGTCCTTGCTCGAAGGGATCCGTCATGACCACAGGGCTCATCAGCGACGCCCGGCGCGCGCCCGCCTCGCTGCCCCCCAGCCATCCGCTCGCCTCCTCGATCGCCGCAGCCCTCGTCGTGTTGCACCGCCGCCAAGGGCACGACGAGGTCTCCCTGTTCTGCACCGTGGCCCAGCCGGCAAACGACGCGGACGGGTTCCGCGGGACCGTCTCGGTGGACTTCGGCGCGGACCCGACCTTCGCCGACCTGGTGGACCTGACGGCACGGCAGCTTGCCGGTCCGGCCGGACCGGGTGACGAGGGCGCCGTCCGGTTCGTGTACGGCGACGGCGACGCGTCGGAGACGAGCCCCGCCCTACGCGCATCGACCAATACGGCGGGCCTGGTCACCTTCACCGTCGACGACGGGGTGCCGGTGCCGGCCGGGCAGCTCGCCGCGGCGCTCGACTCCGGGACCTCGGACCGCACCCGGCCGGTATCGCACCTCACCCTGCTCGGGCCCGGCGAACTGGCCGAACTGACGGCCCTCAACGGCTCGGGGCAGGCAGCCGAGCCCGCGCGCTGCCTCCATGAACTGGTCGCCGACCAGGCCGCCCAGCGCCCTGCTGCGATCGCGGTGGACTGCGGCGACGTGTCCCTGACCTACCGGGAACTGGTGGACCGCTCCACGGCGCTGGCCCGCGCACTGCGTACGGCAGGCGTCACCACGGACTCCGTCGTCGGCGTACTGCACCACCGCTCACCGGAGTTGATCGTCTCGCTGCTCGCGGTACTGCGGGCGGGCGGCGCATACCTGGCGCTCGACCCGGACGATCCGGTGGCCCGCCACCGGCAGCTCCTGGACACGGTCGGCGTCCAAGTGGTCCTGGCCGGTGCGGACTTGGCGGACCTCGCGGCGGGCCACGGCCGCACCGTCGTGATCCCCGAGACCGAGGGGACCGACTCGTCCGAGCCGGTATCGAGCGACGAGCCTGTCGCCGTCACCCCGCTCAACCTCGCCTATGTGAGCTTCACTTCGGGCTCCACCGGCGAACCGAAGGGCGTCGGCGTACCGCACCGGGCGGTCGCCCGGCTGCTGCGCGGCGCCGACTGGGTCGACATCGGCCCCGACGACGTCTTCCTGGAGCTGGCGCCGGTCGCCTTCGACGCCTCGACCATCGAGGTGTGGGGTCCGCTCCTCAACGGCGGCCGGGTGGTGATCCACCCCGGCGGCACCGTGGAACTCGACGAACTCGCCAAGACCGTCGTCGACCACCAGGTCACCGTGCTGCTGCTCACCACGGGCCTGTTCAACCAGATGGTGACCGAGCACCTGGGTGCGTTCGCAGGCGTACGTCACGTCCTGACCGGCGGCGACACCGCCTCCCCCGCACACGTACGGCGTCTCCTGGACGCGTATCCCGCACTGCGGTTCACCAATGGCTACGGTCCGACCGAGAACACCTCGTACACCACCTGCTGGACCTCGCGGGACCTGCCGGGCGAGGGGCCCGTGCCGATCGGCCCTCCGATCAGCGGCACCAGGATCGCGATCCTCGACGCGGGCCTCGCGCCGGTGCCGGTCGGGGTGGTCGGGGAGCTGTACGCCAGCGGCGACGGGCTGGCCCGCGGCTATGCCGCCCGGCCCGGCGCCACCGCCGAGCGCTTCGTCGCCGACCCGTACGCGCCGGAGCCGGGCTCGCGGATGTACCGCACCGGTGACCTGGTGCGCCGACTGCCCGACGGGAGCGTGGAGTTCATCGGCCGGGTCGACCAGCAGGTGAAGGTGCGGGGCTTCCGGGTCGAGCTCGGTCACGTGGAAGCGGCCCTCAAGCGCCGTGCGGGGGTGCGCGAGGCGGTGGTCGTGGCGCAGCAGGACGCGGTGGGCAACAAGCGGCTGCTGGCGTACGCGGTCGCCGAGGACGCGTTCTTCGACGACCTCGACGGCTTCGGCCGGCAGGTGCTGGCCGAGCTCCGCTCGGAGCTGCCCTCGTACATGGTGCCGTGGGCGCTGCTGTGCCGCCGCGAGCTGCCGCTCAACAAGAACGGCAAGGTCGACCGCAAGGCCCTGCCGGCCGTGCACCGCGCGGTACGCACCTTGCCCACCGACTACTCGGCGCCGGCCACCGCCACCGAGCAGCTCCTTGCCGACGCCTGGGGCGAGATCCTGGACGTGGAGCCGGTCGGCGTGCACGACAACTT
Proteins encoded in this window:
- a CDS encoding thioesterase II family protein yields the protein MSATAAGSWFAPTAPLAKPEVRLFCLHHAGAGASAFRGWQELVGPRIEVIPVQLPGREARFTEPAERSLAALADRLVEPVGERAGSVPFAFFGHSMGALLGYDLTRRLTALGRPPLLLGASGCVAPQLQSRKDDVHGLSDEGFLQHIRKLEGTPAQILDNPSLRDLVLPVLRDDFIACETYVYEPQAPLRTAITVLGGDTDPGVPADQLARWGDLTEARTTVRIFPGGHFYLADQLGTVVSTLVAELFAELGTAVVPTGS
- a CDS encoding MFS transporter translates to MTRQGPGGLLRRHRDFRLLWGGEVSGKFGAAVTGVAMPLAALSVMDVGPFAVSLLSAASWLPWLIIGLPVGAWVDRLPRRPIMLASAACSLLLFLTVPVAHALDLLDYTWLLVLALLAGVSAVFFQTAYTVYLPSLLGAEDLQEGNAKLHGSASAAQIAGQGGGGLLVQTVGAINGLLANAATFAISLVCLSAIRHREPTLTKSAEPRPSGALVKEITEGMRLVAHDPWFRAFALYGAASNVALMGYQSILVLFLTEDVDLAPGAVGGLIAVANSGGVAGAIVARHLARRMGTARAMLFFALGLTALSLLIPLTFAGPGLLLYAVGGFCTAAGVVAVNVIRAGFQQLYCPPDMLGRLTASSYFLNYGALPLGAVLGGVLGEALGVREATWILTAGVPLAGLILLASPVRKCRDLPVEVRGSDRVNSPTEPVQSGD
- a CDS encoding cytochrome P450; this encodes MSGSRTAQRVVIPDLSDPALYRAGEQYGIWARLREQAPVCRVERPGERPFWAVLAYEHVNACLADAATFSSARGMRLDADPVATNAATGKMMVVTDPPQHGKIRRIVSSAFTPKMVRRLEDNMRLTAVDVIETALAAGDVNFAEVAARLPVSVICDMLGVPREDWDFMLERTKIAFSDTPDADKNEIAAAHTDIFLYYDELMRERRKQPQDDIISALVHGTIDGRPLTVEEIILNCNNLVSGGNETTRHSTIQGLLAFIENPDQWHRLRDDLELLPSAVREILRYTTPAMHVLRTTTREVEVGGQLIGADEMVTLWLASANRDEKVFADPDRFDIERNPTRHLTYAYGAHFCIGAALASTELNIFFEELLLRAELAELTGEVQRVRSNLIGGIDRMPVRLTRRAGAGASGVRP
- a CDS encoding methyltransferase, with protein sequence MTPGKSPRRLADEVAASGPAPRLAAAAALLEMGDRLGVFDVILPGKEFTVAELATATELPEQGITGYLEALESAGIIQHATVAGDSFVTADDFEELQHQAGYISWTMNANRPFIENARAYLTDQSLPTGAYTRDGRQVAVSSQWMGSLAYYPAAVETIIEARPKRVADLGAGTCRLLIEILQAFPDTTGVGLDLDGPSCAAARVAAEQEGVGDRLTVVERSIQSVADDATPLEGADVISAGFVFHDMMPDEEHIADKVLANCRDALRPGGIMAITDAVPYLRNERERAFSAAVTYYHRQFMKRKLLTEQEWEAKLLGAGFSSVKTVELGFPTGRLFIAHR
- a CDS encoding non-ribosomal peptide synthetase is translated as MTTGLISDARRAPASLPPSHPLASSIAAALVVLHRRQGHDEVSLFCTVAQPANDADGFRGTVSVDFGADPTFADLVDLTARQLAGPAGPGDEGAVRFVYGDGDASETSPALRASTNTAGLVTFTVDDGVPVPAGQLAAALDSGTSDRTRPVSHLTLLGPGELAELTALNGSGQAAEPARCLHELVADQAAQRPAAIAVDCGDVSLTYRELVDRSTALARALRTAGVTTDSVVGVLHHRSPELIVSLLAVLRAGGAYLALDPDDPVARHRQLLDTVGVQVVLAGADLADLAAGHGRTVVIPETEGTDSSEPVSSDEPVAVTPLNLAYVSFTSGSTGEPKGVGVPHRAVARLLRGADWVDIGPDDVFLELAPVAFDASTIEVWGPLLNGGRVVIHPGGTVELDELAKTVVDHQVTVLLLTTGLFNQMVTEHLGAFAGVRHVLTGGDTASPAHVRRLLDAYPALRFTNGYGPTENTSYTTCWTSRDLPGEGPVPIGPPISGTRIAILDAGLAPVPVGVVGELYASGDGLARGYAARPGATAERFVADPYAPEPGSRMYRTGDLVRRLPDGSVEFIGRVDQQVKVRGFRVELGHVEAALKRRAGVREAVVVAQQDAVGNKRLLAYAVAEDAFFDDLDGFGRQVLAELRSELPSYMVPWALLCRRELPLNKNGKVDRKALPAVHRAVRTLPTDYSAPATATEQLLADAWGEILDVEPVGVHDNFFDLGGHSLLAAGLIARIQRDFGVELNARTLYTKPTVAGLAEEIGGQAVSGAS